In Bacillota bacterium, one DNA window encodes the following:
- a CDS encoding DUF1015 domain-containing protein — MPRILPIRGLRYNPAVVEDLSLVVTPPYDVIDEEAQTRYYGRNPYNIIRLEYNRIYPGDSEADNRYTRAASTFRQWRREGVLVREEQPALYLYEQEFTLRGRTLKRRGFFCALYLEPYSTGSVRPHEETLAGAKQDRLKLLRACRANFSPIFGMYAEKELAAVETLMEAAAPEPAADFRDEQGQTHRLWPVSDPRAINQVLFALEKHPVFLADGHHRYETALAYRDELGAPGLHNCVLTVLVSLYDPGLVILPTHRLVKNRRGLDAATLSAALETHFEVQPYPAATADFRVFMAELESRPPYTFGLYTGAGRLHFVTLRPELDLELLMPADRSPNWRRLEVSVLHHLVLEKLLGIGGAERAHGDHLKYTREEEGALARVDAGEYDFAFFLNPPRVEELVAVAEDGERMPQKSTYFYPKLSTGLVINAFD, encoded by the coding sequence TTGCCCAGAATCCTGCCCATCCGGGGACTGCGCTACAACCCGGCAGTGGTCGAAGACCTGTCCCTGGTCGTTACGCCACCCTACGACGTAATCGACGAGGAAGCCCAAACCCGCTATTACGGTCGAAACCCGTACAATATCATCCGGCTGGAATACAACCGCATTTATCCCGGGGACAGCGAGGCCGACAACCGGTACACCCGGGCCGCGTCCACCTTCCGTCAGTGGCGCCGCGAAGGCGTATTGGTGCGTGAGGAGCAGCCGGCCCTGTACCTGTACGAACAGGAATTCACGCTGCGCGGGCGGACGCTAAAACGCCGCGGTTTCTTCTGTGCCCTCTATCTGGAGCCCTACAGCACCGGTTCGGTGCGCCCGCACGAGGAAACCCTGGCCGGAGCCAAGCAGGACCGCCTGAAACTGTTGCGCGCCTGCCGGGCGAATTTCAGTCCGATTTTCGGTATGTACGCCGAAAAGGAACTGGCTGCGGTAGAGACCCTGATGGAGGCCGCCGCACCCGAACCAGCCGCTGATTTCCGCGATGAGCAGGGCCAGACGCACCGGCTCTGGCCGGTCAGCGACCCCCGGGCCATCAACCAAGTGCTGTTCGCGCTGGAAAAGCACCCCGTGTTCTTGGCCGACGGCCACCACCGGTACGAAACCGCCCTGGCCTACCGTGATGAACTCGGCGCCCCCGGCCTGCACAACTGCGTGCTGACCGTGCTGGTCAGCCTGTACGACCCCGGGCTGGTGATCCTCCCCACCCACCGCCTGGTCAAGAACCGGCGTGGCCTGGACGCGGCCACTCTGTCGGCTGCGCTGGAGACCCACTTCGAGGTGCAACCGTACCCGGCGGCAACCGCCGACTTCAGAGTCTTCATGGCGGAGCTGGAAAGCCGTCCGCCCTACACCTTCGGGCTCTACACCGGGGCCGGCCGCCTGCACTTCGTGACCTTGAGACCGGAACTAGATTTGGAACTCCTGATGCCGGCCGACCGCTCGCCCAACTGGCGGCGGCTGGAGGTATCCGTCCTGCACCACCTTGTTCTGGAAAAGCTCCTGGGCATCGGCGGCGCTGAGCGCGCCCACGGGGACCACCTCAAGTACACCCGGGAGGAGGAGGGCGCACTGGCCCGCGTCGACGCCGGGGAGTATGATTTCGCCTTCTTCCTGAACCCGCCCCGGGTCGAGGAACTGGTGGCCGTGGCCGAGGACGGGGAACGCATGCCCCAAAAGTCCACCTACTTCTACCCGAAGCTCAGCACCGGGCTTGTGATCAACGCCTTCGACTGA
- the hpt gene encoding hypoxanthine phosphoribosyltransferase translates to MHADLDRILVPGRDIEAKVAELGWRISRDYAGKRLLTVGILKGSTIFMADLVRAVSIPVSFDFMAVASYGLSPSSSGVVRILKDLDESIEGQDVLLIEDIVDTGLTLNYLLETLRTRSPASLRVCVLFDKPDRRRAEVPVDYLGFSIPDEFVVGYGLDYAGLYRNLPDVWVLKPEVYGKKKLEAGSQKSE, encoded by the coding sequence ATGCACGCCGACCTGGACCGGATTCTGGTTCCGGGGCGGGATATCGAGGCCAAGGTCGCCGAATTGGGCTGGAGAATCTCCAGGGACTACGCGGGAAAGCGCCTCTTGACCGTCGGCATCCTGAAGGGTTCCACCATCTTTATGGCTGATCTGGTCCGGGCCGTTTCCATACCCGTCTCCTTCGATTTCATGGCCGTAGCCAGCTACGGCCTTTCCCCTTCCTCATCCGGGGTGGTTCGCATCCTCAAAGATCTGGATGAGAGCATCGAGGGCCAGGACGTACTCCTGATCGAGGACATCGTCGACACCGGCCTCACCCTGAACTACCTGCTGGAGACTCTCCGCACCCGGAGCCCGGCCAGCCTGCGGGTCTGTGTGCTGTTTGACAAGCCCGACCGGCGGCGGGCGGAGGTGCCGGTCGATTACCTGGGCTTTTCGATTCCTGATGAGTTCGTGGTCGGGTACGGGCTGGACTACGCGGGGCTCTACCGTAACCTCCCCGACGTCTGGGTGCTGAAGCCGGAGGTCTATGGGAAAAAGAAGTTGGAAGCCGGAAGTCAGAAGTCGGAATGA
- the guaA gene encoding glutamine-hydrolyzing GMP synthase: protein MQAPVDEFVLVLDFGGQYTQLIARRIRECRVYCEILPYHTPVEDIVARRPKGIVFSGGPSSVHQEGAPQCAVSLYHAGIPILGICYGMQLMARQLGGTVSPAQQREYGKTELEVLARAGLFRGLEDRERCWMSHGDRVDAPPPGFAVTARTAHSPVAAMADPDRKLFGLQFHPEVRHTPRGVQILQQFLCEVCGCRGDWTMSSFLEDAVGQIRREAGDGRVLCALSGGVDSSVAAALVHRAVGDRLTCVFVDHGLLRQGESEQVRETFARRFGMRLVHVEARDRFLGRLAGVEDPEAKRRIIGTEFIRVFEEEAAKLGPIDFLVQGTIYPDVVESGTATGAVIKTHHNVGGLPEDMRFRLIEPLRWLFKDEVRVLGEELGLPEEIVWRQPFPGPGLAVRVLGEVTREKLELLRAADAVVDEEIRRAGLYRQIWQSFAVLPPIRSVGVMGDERTYGYTIVIRAVESVDAMTADWVRLPYEVLEAMSRRLVNEVKGINRVVYDITSKPPGTIEWE from the coding sequence GTGCAGGCACCCGTTGATGAGTTTGTGCTGGTACTCGACTTCGGCGGGCAGTACACTCAGCTGATCGCCCGGCGGATTAGAGAGTGCCGGGTTTATTGTGAAATCCTGCCCTACCATACCCCCGTGGAGGACATCGTCGCCCGGCGGCCCAAGGGGATTGTCTTTTCCGGCGGCCCGTCGAGCGTCCACCAAGAGGGCGCGCCCCAGTGCGCGGTTTCGCTGTACCACGCCGGGATCCCCATCCTGGGGATCTGCTACGGCATGCAACTGATGGCCCGCCAGCTTGGCGGCACAGTGTCGCCGGCCCAGCAACGGGAATACGGGAAGACCGAGCTGGAGGTGCTGGCGCGCGCCGGCCTGTTCCGGGGACTGGAGGACCGTGAACGGTGCTGGATGAGCCACGGCGACCGGGTGGACGCGCCGCCCCCGGGCTTTGCGGTGACGGCGCGCACCGCCCACTCTCCCGTAGCGGCGATGGCCGATCCGGACCGAAAATTGTTCGGGCTGCAATTCCACCCCGAGGTGCGGCATACCCCCCGGGGCGTTCAGATTCTGCAGCAGTTTCTTTGCGAGGTGTGCGGTTGCCGTGGGGACTGGACCATGTCCTCGTTCTTGGAAGACGCGGTCGGTCAGATCCGGCGGGAGGCCGGTGACGGACGGGTATTGTGCGCCTTAAGCGGGGGCGTGGACTCGTCGGTGGCGGCGGCACTGGTGCACCGGGCCGTGGGGGACCGGCTGACCTGCGTGTTCGTCGATCACGGCCTGTTGCGGCAGGGTGAGTCCGAACAGGTGCGGGAGACCTTTGCGCGCCGTTTTGGGATGCGGCTGGTGCATGTGGAGGCCCGGGACCGTTTCTTGGGCCGCTTGGCCGGGGTGGAAGACCCGGAGGCGAAACGGCGGATTATCGGGACCGAGTTCATTCGGGTCTTTGAGGAGGAAGCGGCCAAGCTCGGCCCGATCGACTTTTTGGTCCAGGGGACCATCTACCCGGACGTGGTGGAGAGCGGGACGGCCACCGGGGCGGTGATCAAGACCCACCACAACGTCGGGGGGCTTCCCGAAGACATGCGCTTCCGGCTGATTGAACCATTGCGTTGGCTTTTCAAGGATGAAGTGCGAGTGCTTGGTGAAGAATTGGGCCTGCCGGAAGAGATCGTGTGGCGGCAGCCTTTCCCGGGGCCCGGGCTGGCGGTGCGCGTGCTGGGCGAGGTCACCCGGGAGAAACTGGAGCTTCTGCGGGCGGCCGACGCGGTTGTGGACGAGGAGATCCGGCGGGCCGGGCTGTACCGGCAGATCTGGCAGTCCTTCGCCGTCCTGCCTCCCATTCGGAGCGTGGGCGTGATGGGGGATGAGCGGACTTACGGCTACACGATTGTGATCCGGGCGGTGGAGAGTGTAGACGCCATGACCGCCGACTGGGTGCGGTTGCCGTACGAAGTGCTGGAAGCGATGTCGCGGCGGCTGGTCAACGAGGTGAAAGGCATCAACCGGGTGGTGTACGACATCACGTCCAAGCCGCCGGGAACCATAGAGTGGGAGTGA
- the purB gene encoding adenylosuccinate lyase, translating into MIARYTLPEMDRIWSDENRFAKWLEIEVLAAEAMAELGQVPLEAVRVIRERAGFDAARILEIEKTTRHDVIAFLTCVGEYVGAEARYLHLGLTSSDVVDTALAVRMREAGLLIRGRLEKLHAVLLRQAAAHRDTLMPGRTHGVHAEPTTLGLKFLLWAAEVERGLERMDRAVAEISVGKLAGAVGTYSTVDPFVEEYVCARLGLTPEKVSTQVVQRDRHAAFLAALAVIGSGLEKFAVEVRNLQRTDLREVEEPFRAGQKGSSAMPHKRNPIVCERISGLARLLRANAVVGLENVALWHERDISHSSAERVVIPDSTTVLDYMVFRFTDVAADLLVYPENMRRNLERTHGLVFSQRVLLALVEKGLSREEAYALVQDNAMRCWETGRPLRELLGEDPGVRAVLEAHELDTLFDYGYFTRRIGRIYGRFGLSE; encoded by the coding sequence GTGATTGCACGGTACACCTTGCCGGAAATGGACCGGATTTGGTCGGACGAAAACCGTTTCGCCAAGTGGCTGGAAATAGAGGTGCTGGCGGCCGAAGCCATGGCCGAACTGGGCCAGGTGCCCCTGGAGGCCGTGCGGGTGATCCGGGAGCGGGCCGGCTTCGACGCGGCCCGGATCTTGGAGATCGAAAAGACGACCCGCCACGACGTGATCGCCTTCCTGACCTGCGTCGGGGAATACGTGGGCGCTGAAGCCCGCTACCTGCACCTGGGGCTTACTTCGTCGGACGTGGTGGATACGGCGCTGGCCGTGCGGATGCGCGAGGCGGGCCTTTTGATCCGGGGGCGCCTGGAGAAGCTGCACGCGGTGCTCCTGCGGCAGGCCGCGGCGCACCGGGACACCCTGATGCCCGGCCGGACGCACGGCGTCCACGCCGAGCCGACCACGTTGGGCCTGAAGTTTTTGCTCTGGGCGGCCGAGGTGGAGCGGGGGCTGGAACGGATGGACCGGGCGGTCGCCGAGATCAGCGTGGGTAAGCTCGCCGGGGCGGTGGGCACCTACTCGACGGTCGACCCCTTTGTGGAGGAGTACGTCTGCGCCCGGTTGGGCCTGACTCCGGAGAAGGTGTCCACCCAGGTGGTCCAGCGGGACCGGCATGCCGCCTTCCTGGCGGCGTTGGCCGTCATCGGGAGCGGGTTGGAGAAATTCGCGGTGGAGGTCAGGAACCTGCAGCGCACCGACCTGCGGGAGGTGGAGGAGCCTTTCCGGGCCGGGCAGAAGGGGTCCTCGGCGATGCCCCACAAGCGCAACCCCATCGTTTGCGAGCGGATCTCGGGCCTGGCCAGGCTCCTGCGGGCGAACGCGGTGGTGGGGCTTGAAAACGTGGCCCTCTGGCACGAGCGGGACATCTCCCATTCCTCGGCGGAGCGGGTGGTGATTCCGGACAGCACCACGGTGTTGGACTACATGGTCTTCCGGTTCACGGACGTGGCCGCCGACCTCCTGGTGTACCCGGAGAACATGCGCCGGAACCTGGAGCGCACCCACGGGCTGGTGTTTTCCCAGCGGGTGCTCCTAGCCCTGGTCGAGAAGGGGCTTTCCCGGGAAGAGGCTTACGCGCTGGTGCAGGACAACGCCATGCGCTGTTGGGAAACCGGGCGCCCCTTGCGGGAACTGCTGGGCGAAGATCCCGGGGTGCGGGCCGTCCTGGAGGCTCACGAGCTGGACACGCTGTTTGACTACGGCTATTTTACCCGGCGGATCGGCCGAATTTACGGCCGGTTCGGGCTGTCCGAATAA